In Paenibacillus hexagrammi, the following are encoded in one genomic region:
- a CDS encoding Ig-like domain-containing protein yields the protein MRNRPRKRVKAAQIALGAVFCSALLTNTFPPTLVLANENPVSLTSNALLNASAEGTQSIDFNNDWQFYLATRTPTLNTGGVKNGLQDPAGGPSTEEIISPGFDDSSWRTLNVPHDWSIEGQKVSGASNAQGYLQGGLGWYRKTFTLPETLSEKKIYIDFDGVYTDSIVYVNGNAVGEYPNGYTGFSYDITPYLHYGNDESNVIVVKVQNMAPSGRWYTGSGITRPVHLLVTDKTHFLRHGVTYTTADLETSYKSGGSANLAISADLYSEASNGVAQLRTSVIDASGNVVASHTSDAVDYNPSTKLTLLDSLNVPNVHLWSTEDPYLYKIRTELITEINGGTGPQVVDSSETEYGFRWFKMEKTDPANTANSGGFYLNGVYTKLQGVDLHHDDGALGAAGNLDAAMRKFKILKDMGVNAFRTSHNPPSKEVIQACERLGIVVMEEAFDGWGSAKASYDFGNWFLTNVPEEWAGTTLPPAPSTPGAQYMWSDWVIQEMVNRDKNSPAVVMWSIGNEVRGVGSKPSWMNTQSLYGVSSFNEYSEAIRLKRDISAIDPTRPVVMGGDQQRNAPSTSSTWGLIDNYLSGFGLNYNTAQSVDVLMSRYPNTFFFESESSSQTSARGVYQDPSLVNTGVNQTPGSRGTSSYDNNFASWTMGNEYGLKKDRDRKPFLGQFIWSGFDYIGEPTPYNIYPVGVSSFGAIDTAGFPKDSYYLFKSQWTKQPMAHIVPMDWTTWRPGEDVEVWVNTNQQSAELFLNGQSLGRKSFDVKTTNYGREYYETSELTKDDKLNTSASNTGGYLSPTGTYGKLHLTWNVPFTPGTLEVKTYADTTSSVVTATDVIRTAAQPYTITLSPDKRVIAADGKSLSYVEADVVDQDGNIVPNANNLLKFDVTGGTIVGVDNGKQESNELYKWENVEHNTHSERSAYNGKALVIIQSNEGQSGPITVNASFDGSVAAQTTVYAKDGDSEGNLGVVPVQVSVMKGSPVSLPSEVSVVHADGTTSQEAVTWTNVPSTSEVGTFQAAAAVNGLQAKAEVTVYDVADASVKISTAVGEIPVLPENVKVKFTHGLNASMPVKWPEITASQVQNSGILKIKGQIQGVASEAEAIVKISSQFTPDVNLALSDQGTGAQDTVSSTGPLATASFTNGTSYPNLMLDGNTTSGGWTNRYSISATANLPLVNATRPYEFVQVYWPDYKTFHSIKLYFTTGGTAPTNNLPKSLDVQYWNGLQWVSAKNQQVNWATASNEATTITFDPAIATKVRVGMENATPYSSASGAMAITEFEVYGTKVDASTNMISEIKPVEVTTEVGTAPSLPSVVDAVYEDGTTVQLPVTWDNVSPDSYSQVGNFEVHGSVEGTDIQALAQVTVTNSNKVTGITLNKSELSLVIGSSETLLANVLPDHAATKKIIWSTSDSTVAVVDGNGLVTAVSLGSASITAKTEDGGFEARASVTVSPVPPPKGNLSETGTVHPGQTFSMTYSLNELANSSISSIYAQDVVVSFDPAILEFVQADSVKEGLEVVESKVNEAGQLRLLLASLGQGNDIHDAGSLVQLTWKVKSGAVAQSAVIGISSLVLSDETGREVAAALSSQTIPVSANDHLALTNLILLVQSALSTAVEGSQPGQYPVGSKTELQSALSAAILVNEDSSSSQDQIDAAVSTLDAALQTFRSKLIAGIPGDANHDDKVSIGDLAIVAAHYGMSISSPGWEDVKQLDLNNDHVIDIADLAIIAKKIFE from the coding sequence ATGCGTAATAGACCTCGAAAAAGAGTTAAAGCAGCCCAAATTGCTCTAGGTGCAGTTTTTTGCAGTGCTCTACTGACGAACACATTTCCTCCGACACTTGTGCTTGCTAACGAGAATCCCGTTTCATTAACCTCCAATGCCTTACTGAATGCTTCAGCTGAAGGCACTCAAAGTATTGATTTTAACAACGATTGGCAGTTTTACTTGGCTACCCGGACTCCGACTCTAAATACGGGTGGAGTAAAGAACGGCCTGCAAGACCCAGCCGGCGGCCCTTCTACGGAGGAAATTATTTCTCCAGGCTTTGACGATAGCTCTTGGAGAACCTTAAACGTTCCTCACGATTGGAGTATTGAGGGACAAAAAGTTTCGGGAGCTAGCAATGCCCAGGGCTACCTACAAGGCGGCTTGGGCTGGTACCGAAAAACCTTCACATTGCCGGAAACATTAAGTGAGAAGAAAATTTATATCGATTTTGACGGGGTTTATACCGACTCTATCGTTTATGTAAATGGAAATGCGGTTGGAGAATATCCGAACGGGTATACGGGCTTCTCCTACGATATTACGCCATATCTTCATTACGGAAATGATGAATCGAACGTTATTGTGGTAAAAGTTCAAAATATGGCACCTTCGGGACGCTGGTATACAGGTTCAGGGATTACAAGACCCGTGCATTTGCTCGTTACTGACAAGACGCATTTCTTGAGGCACGGTGTTACCTATACGACTGCCGATCTTGAGACAAGCTATAAGAGTGGCGGCAGTGCAAACCTGGCTATTTCCGCAGATTTATATTCGGAGGCATCCAACGGCGTGGCGCAGCTTCGAACATCTGTAATCGATGCTTCTGGCAATGTCGTCGCTTCTCATACAAGCGATGCAGTGGATTATAATCCTTCTACGAAGCTCACTCTTCTTGACAGCCTTAATGTGCCGAATGTGCATTTATGGTCTACAGAGGACCCCTATTTGTATAAAATCCGCACGGAGCTGATTACAGAAATCAACGGCGGCACCGGACCGCAGGTTGTCGATTCATCCGAAACGGAATATGGCTTCCGTTGGTTCAAAATGGAGAAGACCGATCCTGCAAATACGGCTAACTCCGGAGGCTTTTATCTGAACGGCGTCTATACCAAGCTGCAAGGCGTCGATCTTCATCATGACGATGGAGCTTTAGGAGCGGCAGGAAACCTGGATGCGGCGATGCGTAAATTTAAAATCCTGAAGGATATGGGAGTCAACGCCTTCCGCACCTCCCACAACCCTCCGAGCAAGGAAGTGATTCAAGCGTGCGAACGCTTGGGAATCGTCGTCATGGAGGAGGCCTTCGACGGCTGGGGCTCAGCTAAAGCTTCCTATGATTTCGGGAACTGGTTTTTAACGAATGTACCTGAGGAGTGGGCCGGTACCACACTTCCTCCAGCTCCTTCCACACCGGGAGCCCAGTATATGTGGAGCGATTGGGTCATTCAGGAGATGGTCAATCGAGATAAAAATTCACCTGCCGTCGTGATGTGGTCAATCGGTAATGAGGTCCGGGGCGTAGGGAGCAAGCCTTCATGGATGAATACCCAAAGCTTGTATGGTGTAAGCTCATTTAATGAATACAGCGAAGCTATTCGTCTGAAACGCGATATTAGTGCAATTGATCCGACGCGTCCTGTCGTCATGGGCGGCGATCAACAACGAAATGCACCAAGCACGAGCAGTACTTGGGGATTAATCGACAACTATTTAAGCGGGTTTGGCTTGAATTACAACACGGCCCAATCGGTCGATGTTCTGATGAGCCGATATCCGAATACATTTTTCTTTGAATCCGAATCCTCCTCCCAAACCAGTGCGCGGGGCGTGTATCAAGATCCGAGTCTTGTGAATACAGGTGTGAATCAAACTCCGGGTTCGCGGGGAACTTCGTCCTACGACAATAACTTTGCCTCCTGGACAATGGGTAATGAATACGGTCTTAAGAAGGACCGCGACCGTAAGCCGTTTTTGGGGCAATTCATTTGGTCGGGCTTCGATTATATCGGAGAACCTACACCCTATAATATTTACCCAGTAGGTGTTTCATCTTTTGGGGCTATCGATACAGCAGGCTTTCCAAAGGATTCCTATTACCTTTTTAAAAGCCAGTGGACCAAGCAGCCTATGGCCCATATCGTTCCTATGGATTGGACAACCTGGCGTCCGGGGGAAGACGTAGAGGTCTGGGTAAATACGAACCAGCAAAGCGCGGAATTGTTCCTCAACGGGCAATCTCTGGGACGTAAAAGCTTTGACGTGAAAACCACGAATTACGGCAGAGAATATTATGAAACTTCGGAGCTGACCAAAGACGACAAGCTGAATACTAGCGCTTCGAATACGGGCGGATATTTGAGTCCGACGGGAACCTACGGAAAGCTTCATTTGACTTGGAATGTACCGTTTACGCCGGGGACCCTTGAGGTGAAGACATACGCAGATACAACGAGCAGCGTTGTTACGGCAACAGATGTGATCAGAACCGCAGCGCAGCCGTATACAATCACGTTAAGTCCAGATAAAAGGGTTATTGCAGCTGACGGTAAAAGTCTTTCCTATGTAGAAGCCGATGTAGTGGATCAGGACGGTAATATCGTTCCGAACGCTAACAACCTGCTCAAGTTTGATGTAACAGGCGGGACCATCGTCGGTGTAGATAACGGAAAGCAGGAAAGCAATGAGCTGTACAAATGGGAAAATGTAGAACATAATACACACTCGGAACGCAGCGCTTACAACGGCAAGGCACTAGTTATTATTCAATCCAATGAAGGACAGTCAGGACCAATTACCGTGAATGCTTCTTTTGACGGGTCCGTTGCTGCTCAAACTACCGTGTATGCAAAAGACGGTGACTCAGAGGGGAATCTTGGAGTAGTTCCGGTTCAGGTAAGTGTCATGAAAGGCTCGCCTGTAAGCTTGCCATCAGAAGTATCCGTTGTCCATGCAGACGGCACTACGTCGCAAGAGGCGGTTACTTGGACGAATGTGCCAAGCACTAGTGAGGTGGGAACATTCCAAGCTGCTGCAGCCGTGAACGGACTTCAAGCAAAAGCTGAAGTGACGGTATATGATGTTGCGGATGCTTCGGTTAAGATCTCCACCGCAGTAGGAGAGATTCCCGTATTACCTGAGAATGTAAAGGTGAAGTTTACCCATGGTTTAAACGCTTCAATGCCAGTGAAATGGCCGGAAATAACAGCAAGCCAGGTGCAAAACAGCGGTATTTTAAAAATAAAAGGTCAGATTCAAGGAGTTGCTAGCGAAGCTGAGGCAATTGTAAAGATATCCAGCCAATTCACTCCAGACGTTAACCTTGCGCTTAGCGATCAAGGAACAGGTGCCCAGGATACGGTCTCTTCAACCGGACCGCTTGCTACGGCATCGTTTACGAATGGTACTTCTTACCCGAATCTCATGCTCGACGGGAATACAACAAGCGGAGGCTGGACAAATCGATACAGTATATCTGCGACAGCTAATCTGCCGCTCGTGAATGCTACACGTCCGTATGAATTTGTTCAAGTGTACTGGCCGGACTACAAGACGTTCCACTCCATCAAATTGTATTTCACTACAGGCGGAACCGCACCGACGAATAATTTGCCTAAATCCTTAGATGTACAGTATTGGAACGGTTTGCAATGGGTTTCTGCAAAAAATCAACAAGTAAACTGGGCGACAGCTTCCAATGAAGCTACCACGATCACCTTTGACCCGGCAATTGCAACGAAAGTCCGCGTTGGCATGGAGAATGCAACACCGTATTCAAGTGCGTCAGGTGCTATGGCCATAACCGAATTTGAAGTGTACGGTACCAAGGTTGATGCTAGTACGAATATGATTTCAGAAATTAAGCCGGTGGAAGTTACGACAGAAGTTGGAACTGCGCCTTCCCTGCCTAGTGTCGTAGATGCTGTGTATGAAGATGGAACAACGGTCCAACTCCCCGTAACATGGGATAACGTAAGTCCAGACTCTTACTCGCAGGTTGGGAATTTCGAAGTGCATGGTTCTGTCGAAGGAACCGATATTCAAGCTTTGGCTCAAGTCACTGTTACTAATTCCAATAAAGTAACGGGCATTACTTTAAACAAGAGTGAGTTGAGTCTTGTCATCGGAAGTTCTGAGACTCTTCTCGCGAATGTCTTGCCGGACCACGCGGCTACCAAAAAGATTATTTGGTCGACGAGTGACTCAACGGTTGCTGTAGTCGACGGTAATGGTTTAGTTACCGCCGTGTCTCTAGGATCGGCTTCTATAACTGCAAAAACAGAAGACGGCGGATTTGAAGCTAGGGCAAGTGTAACGGTGTCTCCGGTTCCTCCGCCGAAAGGGAACTTGTCTGAGACCGGAACGGTCCATCCGGGTCAAACCTTTTCCATGACCTACAGTTTAAATGAACTGGCAAACAGCTCAATCAGCTCGATTTACGCGCAAGATGTCGTCGTTTCTTTTGATCCTGCCATCTTGGAGTTTGTGCAAGCGGATTCTGTGAAAGAAGGTTTGGAAGTTGTAGAAAGTAAAGTGAATGAAGCGGGTCAGCTTCGTCTTCTTCTCGCCAGTCTGGGGCAAGGCAACGACATTCATGATGCTGGGTCACTTGTGCAGTTGACGTGGAAGGTCAAAAGCGGAGCAGTTGCGCAGTCGGCCGTTATAGGGATTTCCTCCCTGGTGCTTTCGGACGAAACAGGCCGGGAGGTAGCAGCAGCATTATCTTCTCAAACAATTCCAGTATCTGCTAATGATCATTTAGCATTAACTAACCTGATTTTATTGGTTCAAAGTGCACTGAGTACAGCTGTAGAAGGCTCGCAGCCAGGGCAATATCCTGTTGGTTCGAAGACTGAGCTTCAATCAGCTTTGAGTGCTGCAATCCTCGTTAATGAAGATTCGTCGTCTTCGCAGGATCAGATTGATGCGGCGGTAAGTACGCTGGATGCAGCGCTGCAAACCTTCCGTAGTAAGCTGATTGCTGGAATTCCAGGGGATGCCAACCATGACGATAAGGTCTCCATCGGTGATTTGGCAATCGTGGCTGCACATTATGGCATGTCGATCAGCAGCCCAGGCTGGGAGGATGTCAAACAACTTGACTTGAATAACGATCATGTCATTGATATTGCAGATTTGGCCATTATCGCGAAGAAAATATTTGAATAA
- a CDS encoding methyl-accepting chemotaxis protein, with product MPFRIAQLVQLPVRVRGNEASDSLGTYFLVERYESSKESSIHIRIATSSSSISERSSYSKMKAEAGGESVQSTVRQMRLIKESVEQSNAIIQSLDDKSKQIGGIVSMIQEIANQTNLLSLNEAIEAARAFESGRGFAVVAAEVKKLAEQSSSSSSKISSLIFEIQNEMRDSIQSLENVNDEVNEGLKITMETNEAFHEILDTTKDIASQIEDMSNVSQQMSVGSR from the coding sequence TTGCCATTCCGCATCGCTCAACTGGTACAACTTCCTGTACGGGTGCGTGGAAATGAAGCAAGTGATTCCTTGGGCACATACTTTCTAGTCGAGCGATACGAAAGCAGCAAAGAATCGTCTATCCACATACGAATCGCAACCAGCTCTTCTTCGATTTCTGAGCGCTCCTCCTATTCGAAAATGAAGGCCGAGGCAGGCGGCGAATCTGTACAATCAACGGTTAGACAGATGAGGCTCATTAAAGAATCCGTTGAGCAATCGAATGCGATTATTCAAAGTCTTGACGACAAGTCCAAGCAAATCGGCGGAATTGTCAGTATGATCCAAGAGATTGCGAATCAGACGAATTTGCTATCGTTGAATGAAGCGATTGAAGCGGCTAGGGCCTTTGAATCAGGACGGGGGTTTGCGGTGGTAGCTGCCGAGGTCAAAAAACTCGCGGAGCAATCCTCCAGCTCTTCTTCCAAAATCTCCAGCCTTATCTTTGAAATACAAAATGAGATGAGAGATTCGATTCAATCTTTGGAGAATGTCAACGATGAGGTGAATGAGGGTCTTAAAATCACAATGGAAACGAACGAGGCTTTTCATGAAATTTTAGACACAACTAAAGATATTGCTTCCCAAATCGAAGATATGTCAAATGTTTCTCAACAGATGTCGGTCGGCTCCCGTTAA
- a CDS encoding starch-binding protein produces MIRSASLKIVTLFLSLILCFSLAGLTSRAAADTISYTVNYTNTTATSVTLHWTTDNWTTTNDTVLTKNGTVFSTDLGIPGGSKLIYCFHITAPTESWDNNSGKNWVTILPINGKYEAENAALSGGAKVNSNHTGYSGTGFIDGYTTSGATTTFTVQVAAAANYQATLHYANATGGSRTVSLYVNGSKLKQTVLTNLANWDTWADQSETVQLNAGNNTIAYKYESGDTGNINLDSLTLASTSVSPSPSPTLSPTPTPTTTPTATPTATPTATPTATPTATPTATPTATPTATPTPTPTGLTVHVKKPSNWGSSMRIHYWNLTPSTVPTSGAWPGILMQSDGNDWYSYSIAGASGSSLIFNDGSGHQTADLSRSTNEGWFYTDNTWYNSNPEAPKIPVITATPEPKTYDSPLTVTLTSTNSGDRIYYTTDGSNLYDFVGLVYRRDSRNLLFDD; encoded by the coding sequence TTGATAAGAAGTGCATCTTTGAAGATCGTAACATTATTTCTTAGCCTAATTCTATGTTTTAGTTTGGCTGGACTAACGAGCAGGGCTGCGGCCGATACGATCAGTTATACGGTCAATTATACGAACACAACAGCAACATCGGTTACGCTTCACTGGACGACAGATAACTGGACGACCACCAATGATACGGTCTTGACCAAGAATGGCACCGTATTTTCCACTGATCTCGGTATTCCAGGAGGCTCCAAACTCATCTACTGCTTCCACATTACAGCCCCGACCGAAAGCTGGGATAACAACAGCGGGAAAAATTGGGTAACTATACTTCCCATCAACGGAAAATACGAAGCTGAGAATGCCGCATTATCAGGCGGGGCAAAAGTAAATTCGAATCATACTGGGTACTCCGGGACCGGATTTATTGATGGGTACACAACATCCGGGGCAACAACGACATTCACGGTACAAGTAGCTGCAGCTGCCAATTATCAGGCAACGCTCCACTATGCCAATGCGACCGGCGGCTCCCGGACGGTTTCCTTATACGTGAACGGCTCCAAGCTCAAGCAAACGGTACTAACCAACCTCGCCAACTGGGATACTTGGGCCGATCAATCTGAAACTGTCCAGTTAAATGCAGGTAACAACACCATTGCGTACAAATACGAATCCGGTGACACCGGGAATATCAATCTGGATAGTCTGACACTTGCTTCCACAAGTGTTTCCCCGTCGCCTTCTCCAACCCTATCACCTACACCGACTCCTACAACAACACCGACCGCGACACCTACGGCAACACCAACCGCTACACCTACAGCAACACCAACTGCAACACCTACCGCAACACCTACCGCAACACCTACTGCCACCCCTACTCCTACGCCTACTGGACTCACGGTTCATGTCAAAAAACCATCCAATTGGGGATCCTCCATGCGAATCCATTATTGGAACTTAACGCCTTCAACTGTTCCTACAAGCGGCGCTTGGCCGGGAATTCTCATGCAATCGGACGGAAACGACTGGTACAGCTACTCAATAGCCGGAGCAAGCGGCTCCAGCCTCATTTTTAATGACGGCAGCGGTCATCAAACGGCAGATTTGTCTCGCAGCACGAATGAAGGATGGTTCTACACCGACAATACATGGTACAACTCCAATCCTGAAGCTCCTAAGATTCCAGTGATTACCGCCACACCTGAGCCTAAGACCTACGACTCCCCACTAACAGTAACGCTAACTAGCACCAACAGCGGTGATCGCATTTACTATACGACGGACGGCTCCAACCTCTACGACTTCGTCGGCCTTGTATACCGCAGGGATTCCCGTAACCTCCTCTTCGACGATTAA
- a CDS encoding FN3 associated domain-containing protein codes for MIAFTIRRTAPTSTTSSALYTAGIPVTSSSTIKVFGVNASGQAENTVTFTYVIDPNADTQSPTITPNLPVGHSNTAVTVSFIVKDNKSAPTTSYYTVDGTEPSINSQTYISGDASNGLTGPGILIS; via the coding sequence GTGATCGCATTTACTATACGACGGACGGCTCCAACCTCTACGACTTCGTCGGCCTTGTATACCGCAGGGATTCCCGTAACCTCCTCTTCGACGATTAAAGTGTTTGGCGTAAACGCAAGCGGTCAAGCAGAAAATACAGTCACCTTTACTTACGTGATTGATCCCAATGCGGATACACAATCTCCTACGATTACACCGAACCTGCCAGTGGGACATTCCAATACTGCCGTTACTGTATCCTTTATTGTTAAAGATAACAAATCTGCACCTACCACCTCTTATTACACGGTAGACGGCACAGAGCCTTCAATTAATTCCCAAACCTATATCTCCGGCGATGCGTCAAACGGCCTGACCGGACCGGGAATTCTTATTTCCTAA
- a CDS encoding alpha-amylase family glycosyl hydrolase gives MHAWDDAKAGNPDSDPAWRGDFKGLIQKLDYIKALGFSAIWITPVVQNASGYDYHGYHAINFAKVDPRYESAGASYQDLINAAHAKGLKIIQDIVVNHTGNFGEENLFPMFKKDPTKPDTANNLVKITDKLPSNYDTMTPDQQYQARIALMKTAETNNNIYHTEKAYPGNPTRFRQDKSQATAWT, from the coding sequence GTGCATGCCTGGGATGATGCCAAAGCAGGAAATCCCGACTCGGATCCGGCGTGGCGCGGCGACTTTAAAGGATTGATACAAAAACTCGATTATATCAAAGCGCTTGGATTCAGCGCGATCTGGATTACACCTGTTGTTCAAAACGCCAGCGGCTACGATTATCACGGCTACCATGCAATCAATTTTGCCAAAGTAGACCCTAGATATGAATCCGCCGGTGCTTCCTATCAAGATTTGATCAACGCCGCTCATGCCAAAGGGCTGAAAATTATTCAAGATATTGTTGTGAATCATACCGGCAACTTCGGCGAAGAGAACCTGTTTCCGATGTTTAAGAAAGATCCTACAAAGCCGGACACTGCTAACAATCTGGTCAAAATAACCGACAAGCTGCCATCCAACTATGATACCATGACACCTGACCAGCAATATCAGGCCAGAATCGCATTAATGAAAACAGCGGAAACCAACAACAACATCTACCATACGGAAAAAGCCTATCCTGGGAATCCTACACGGTTCAGACAGGACAAATCGCAGGCGACTGCGTGGACTTGA
- a CDS encoding alpha-amylase family glycosyl hydrolase, translating to MDLNTENPAVAHYLIDTYNKYIDMGVDAFRVDTVKHVSRYDFNKYFIPAWKNRGGSNFYIFGEVATRYRDVWNSGIPAISTPFYTWKESKAYPGDNVDDYAANKASVEQNWADNSTTAGQPTSNNAILNGNSYHTPDYSMKSGLDVIDFPMHWAFKTAKEAFGMRSGDQYYNDATWNVTYVDSHDYAPDQAPENERFAGTQDTWAENLDLLFTFRGIPAIFYGSEIEFQKGAVIDPGPTKPLSETGRAYYGDHLEGSVTVQDYGKYTNATGQLADSLNYPLAQHIRKLNLMRRAIPALQKGQYSTENVSGELAFKRRYTDASSGIDSFVLVTISGDAQFTGIPNGTYVDAVTGDTKTVTNGTITLNCSGKGNARVYVLNGSGKIGDTGTYLK from the coding sequence GTGGACTTGAATACGGAAAATCCCGCCGTAGCCCATTATTTGATCGACACCTACAACAAATATATTGATATGGGCGTAGATGCTTTCCGGGTGGATACCGTGAAACACGTAAGCCGCTACGATTTTAACAAATATTTTATCCCTGCATGGAAGAACCGAGGCGGTTCGAATTTCTATATCTTTGGAGAAGTAGCTACAAGATATAGAGATGTATGGAACAGCGGTATTCCAGCCATATCGACTCCTTTCTATACATGGAAAGAATCCAAAGCTTACCCAGGTGACAATGTAGACGATTACGCGGCTAACAAGGCCTCTGTTGAACAAAACTGGGCGGACAACTCGACGACCGCAGGACAGCCTACATCAAACAATGCCATACTGAACGGGAATTCCTATCATACTCCAGACTACTCTATGAAATCAGGCTTGGATGTTATCGACTTCCCGATGCACTGGGCATTTAAAACAGCCAAAGAAGCCTTTGGCATGCGAAGCGGCGACCAGTACTATAATGACGCAACCTGGAATGTAACTTATGTCGATTCCCATGACTATGCACCGGATCAAGCTCCGGAAAATGAAAGATTTGCTGGAACTCAAGACACTTGGGCAGAGAATTTGGACCTATTGTTTACATTCCGCGGCATCCCTGCCATCTTCTATGGAAGTGAGATCGAATTCCAGAAGGGTGCCGTCATTGACCCAGGCCCAACGAAACCACTCAGCGAAACAGGCCGCGCTTACTACGGGGATCATTTGGAAGGCTCTGTAACAGTTCAAGATTATGGAAAATATACCAATGCTACCGGCCAGCTCGCCGATTCCCTTAATTATCCGTTGGCCCAACATATCAGAAAACTGAACCTGATGAGAAGAGCCATTCCTGCTTTACAAAAAGGACAATATTCCACAGAGAATGTATCCGGAGAACTAGCTTTCAAAAGAAGATATACCGACGCCTCAAGCGGAATTGACAGCTTTGTATTGGTTACCATTTCCGGAGATGCTCAATTTACAGGCATTCCGAACGGCACCTATGTGGATGCAGTTACCGGCGATACGAAAACGGTTACAAACGGCACCATCACCTTGAATTGCTCCGGCAAAGGGAACGCAAGAGTATACGTGCTAAACGGTAGCGGTAAAATCGGCGATACAGGGACTTATCTGAAATAG